ACGCAGTCGGTCGAAAAAGCCTACGACGCCGTGCTGAAGCTCGCACCGGCCTACGCCGATCGCACGTCGTACGTCATCGCACCCAACGGCACGATTCTCTACACGTACACCAACCTCAATCCCGACCAGCACGTCACGAACACGCTCGCAGCGCTGCGAGCCTGGAAGGCCAAGCAGCAGTAGTAACGCGGCCGGTGCGCGGTGCTGAGATCGCCTACACCATTGGGACGGGGACGCCCATTTTTTCGCATCGTGCGAAAAAATTGCTCCGTTCGTCGTCGCTCCCGCCATCCTGGCTCCGCTCCTCCCTCACAGGCCCCGTCCCAACGGCGTAGGCGCCCTCAGCACCGCACACCGGCCGCTGATAGCTATTCGCCGGAGGCTTTGGTGCGGGCGTCGATGGCGGTGATGTTGCGCGGGGCGACGTCGATGGTGGCGATCTCGGGCAGATCTTCGGCTGCGAAGGCCGCGTCTTCTTTGAGCTTGCGGCCTTGCGGTAGGAGGCGGCCTTCGTAGGTTGCGACGCCTTCGTTGAATGCGCCGACCGACCGTTCGAGATGTTTGCCGATGTTGACCAGTCGCTCCGCGAAGCGCGTGGTGCGGTCGTAGAGTTCGCGTCCGATTGCGGCGATGCGTTTGGCGTTCTCTTCTTGTTTGACGGCTTGCCAGCCCATGGCGAACGAGCGTAGGAGGCTGATCAGCGAGAGCGGGCCGGCGATGAGCACGCCTTTATCGAGCGCGTATTCGATCAGCGTGGGGTTTTCGTTGAGTGCGGCGCTGAGGAAGGCTTCGCCGGGGACGAAGAGGATGACGAAATCGGCCGAGCCTTCGGCGGTGTGGTAATTGCGTTTGGAGAGGGCATCGACGTGGTCGGAGAGCGCGCGGGCTTGCTGGCGCGTGAGTTCGCGGCGCGCGGCTTCGTCGGAGGCTTCGAATGCGGCTTGAAGCGCGTCGATCGGGGTCTTGGCATCGACGAAGACGCGCCGGTTGCCCGGCAGATTGATCGTCATGTCGGGGCGCGACGTGCCGGTTTCTAATACGACGTTCTGCTGCTCTTCGAAATCGCAGTACGAGAGCATTCCGGCTTTTTCGACGACGTTGCGTAATTGAATTTCGCCCCATTTACCGCGCGTTGCGGGGTTGCGCAGTGCGGTCACGAGCGTTGAGGTGTGGCTCGAGAGTTGGGCCGTGGTGAGCTCGAGTTTTTCGGCGCGCGAGAGGAGCGAGGCGATTTGTTCTTTGAGGCCGCCGGTATCGGCGTTACGTTTGCTTTCGATCTCGCGTACGAATGCGTCGAATTCGGTGAGCTTTTGTGCGATCGGCGCGACGAGTTCGCCGACGCGTTCGCTGGCGCGCGAGGCGGTTGTTTCGCGCAGTTCCGACTTGGTGCGTTCGAGCAGGGCTTCGATGGCGTGTTGTTGCTTTTCGGA
The genomic region above belongs to Candidatus Dormiibacterota bacterium and contains:
- a CDS encoding DNA recombination protein RmuC, which encodes MIENPIAIAIVALCIGFAIGALVLRTISQSALVRAQERLTAALARADETQQRVQREEQLRSDAERAASAAQALAAGLQATLAETSEKQQHAIEALLERTKSELRETTASRASERVGELVAPIAQKLTEFDAFVREIESKRNADTGGLKEQIASLLSRAEKLELTTAQLSSHTSTLVTALRNPATRGKWGEIQLRNVVEKAGMLSYCDFEEQQNVVLETGTSRPDMTINLPGNRRVFVDAKTPIDALQAAFEASDEAARRELTRQQARALSDHVDALSKRNYHTAEGSADFVILFVPGEAFLSAALNENPTLIEYALDKGVLIAGPLSLISLLRSFAMGWQAVKQEENAKRIAAIGRELYDRTTRFAERLVNIGKHLERSVGAFNEGVATYEGRLLPQGRKLKEDAAFAAEDLPEIATIDVAPRNITAIDARTKASGE